Genomic DNA from Zonotrichia leucophrys gambelii isolate GWCS_2022_RI chromosome 23, RI_Zleu_2.0, whole genome shotgun sequence:
TTTTCCTTCCATGCTGTGTCTAGGCTTGATGGGCACAGTTTTGGAGAGAGCTCAGAAGAGAAATTGGCTGTGGCATGGGGAAGCCACAGATTTTTGGGAGATAGCTAAATTGTCACCACAAACCCAGTGGGGACCAGGTGTCCTGCCTCTCTCCTGCCTCCACctcacatcctcctcctctggcacagctcagggggaCCTGCTGCACATTTTCACTTACCTGGCATTCCTTCCATGGTTTGGATATGTCCCTGGTGGAGCAGATGTTGGGCCTGGTGGGGTTCAATCTCTGAGGAGATCAGGGCAGATATGACCTCCAGCTTTCCAGAATCATTTTGTGCTGCCACCCTGGCCTCTAGCAGGTGGTTCCTTTAAAATGTCTTGCAAACACTCAATTTATTTTCGTAACTGATTTGTTCCCAGAACAACTGCACTTAGTGAGTGGGAGATGAACAGCCGGTGCAACAAGGAGCGTGCTGAGGCAGAAATGAGAGCCTCAGTCGATCTCCGAGGAGCAATCACACTTGCCATTGCCCAGGTAAACTGCTCCCTTGGCCCGGAATCTGTGGTGCCATTCTGCATCTGGTGTGGGAGAGTGGCAGCCATGTCTCTGGATCtgtctgggagcagctgccctccTGGTTTAAGCAGGAGCTTGGTTATGCTGCAGAGCTTGCTGAGACTGGACATGTCCCTGTCCATCGATCCCCGCCTTCTGGCTGCTGGGGAAGTGTGACAGGCACAGCCAAACCTGGCTGGTTTTGTTCCTGGGCTTGTCCCAACCTTCCAGGCACAGCTTGGGGGAGACACAGACACCTTGCAGCCATGTGTGACTGGGGCTGTTCTCTCCTCAGACAAACAATGAGCTGGATGCTCAGCGTATAGCTACAGAGTTTGcgctgaggaagaggatgagagACATGGAAGCAGCCCTTAGTGAGCTGAGATGGCAGGAGAAGAATGTAAGTGTTGTTTCTTTGGTCATtgactgcagccctggctgggaacAGAGTCCCAAACGCTCTTTGTTACATGGAAAGTGACTCGGCCTGAGTGTAATTTTCACGTGTTTACTGTTCACTGGCACACATGATCCCAGCAGTATCCCACCTCTCACAAGTGCTTCTCTGGCACTGcttggcagcactgccaggtttCAGCCTCTTCATTTCACCCCTTGTCTCAGCAGCACCATCCTGGTCCATGCGAAAGCAGAGGATTCAATCCTCAGAAGCCCTTGAGTAAAATCTatgcccagcacagcaaaatTCCCAGAGACACAGGGGCAGCTTCCCAGTCTGcatcccaggctgtccctcATGACACATGTCTGTCCTCAGACCCTGGAGGAGATTGCtgagatggaggaggagatcCGGCAGCTGGAGGAAGATATCAAGAAGAGAACCCTGGATCTGAAAGTGGCTCACACGCGCCTGGAGACGCGCACGTACCGGCCCCACATCGAGCTCTGCCGGGACCAGGTACCTCCCCTGCCATggtcctgcagggagctgaggggaaggggctctggAAAACATGCATGAGTGTTGGAGCAGCTGAGCAATGcgtcctgcagtgacacagcaaAGCAAGGGAATAATGTCAGAgctgggggacaggggaaggagggaactGTGGCCTTTGTAAAGCCCTGTTAAGTGctgtcccctcctccctgcaggctcaGTTTGGACTGACAGACGAGgtccagcagctggaggggatGATCCGTGCACTCCAGCAGAAGAGGACAGAGTCACAGTGAGTGTCCTGCTGTCCAGGAACAGCAGTGCCCAGCGCTGCCCTGAGGGGATGTGGCTCAGGGTGTCACACCTGCCTTTTGGGACTGGGGCTCATGAGGGGCAGCACTCTTTGGGCTTGGTGGGTGCAGGGTacagggagggctgtgctgggaggggaatggggctcccacagcccctgcttgACTCTGAATTCATCCAGATCCTGACTGAAAAGGGACAAAAAGAAGAGTGACAAGGAAGGAACACAAGTGTTGctgtgggctggcagctccctggtgCACATCTCTTGCTGCCCTCCCAGAGCAGTGTGTGGGCTGGCTATTCACTGCCCCAAACAATGAGTATCTGATGAGTTCACTCCTTGTACAGGGCCACATGCTGCCAGAATGTGGGAAGTTGGGTGCTTGCTGTCCAGTTTAAAATcgtggaatatcctgagttgggaGAAACACACAAGAATCACTGAGATCAACTCCTGACACTGCAtgggacaccccaacaatcccaccctgtgcttGAGAGCATTTTCTAAATCTTCCTTGAGCTGTGGCAGGATTGAGgctgtgaccattccctggggagtcTATTCCCATTTGATCTCAACTCCTGTCCCTTCTGCTCATTCCTAGGGATGCCTTGGATGCTCTTTACAGACAACTCCACCGCATTCAGACCGATATTGGCTACAAAACCAATTCTCTGCAGCTTGACAACAAGTGCATGGATACTCGGAGAAAACTCGTGGTTCCCGTGGAGAAGTTTGACCCAGAGGTCGACGCTGTCAGCCGCACCAGGAACCTGCCGAAGGAAAGTCAGCTGGAGCTGGCTTAGCGCGCCGGGAATTGTGCAAGCGCGGGGGGAATGGAAAACTCCCGGTGATTCAGTTCCGCAGCAAGGAAAAGCGACATCTGCGTCGTGTTTGGGGAGAATGGAATTCTTCTCCTAGTTTGTTTTATAACTGTCTGGCCCTTGGATGATGTTTACAGCCTCCCGCGCTCCGAGGAGATTTATAAACAATAAAGGGCCTGTCCCCAGTTGTCTTCCGCGGCGATTAAATCCAGCTGGATTCCAGGAGGGATTtaagggagcagggctgtgctgccggCGCCTCGGTCCTCCGGGCCGCCAGGGGGCAGCACTGTGCGCGGAGCCCCTTCGGCCCACGCTGCCCCCTGGCGGCCCGGGGGGAAGAAGGCGCCGCGCGCGGCAAGATGGCGGCCGCGGGTCCGGCCTCAGGCGCCGGGCGGCTCCCGGCTCGTCCCCGGCCCGGCCTCGCTCGGTTCCGGGGCTGCTTGGCCGGGGCGTTGTTGGGGGATTGCCTGGGAGCTGTTTTCGAAGGCAGAAGCGTCGTGAAGCTGCCGGAGCTGCTGAGTTTCCTCAAAGGGCTGGAACCGGCGCCGcctgaggagggaggggaggcgGCTGGGAGCGCACGTGGAGGTGCGAGggggggagcgcggcggggagcgggggaTGTGCCCCGGTGCCCCCTCACACACCCCGCTGTGCACGGCACTCGGCACCCCAGAGATTCGGGTTAGACCCCAGCGCCCCCAgggatgggctttggggtgtTTGTGTCCCAatccctcagcacccccagcactgggCTTTGGGGTGTTTGTGTCCCActccctcagcacccccaggacTGGGCTTTGGGGTGTTTGTGTCCCAatccctcagcacccccagggatgggcttTGGGGGGTTTGTGTCCCAatccctcagcacccccaggacTGGGCTTTGGGGTGTTTGTGTCTCActccctcagcacccccagcactgggCTTTGGGGTGTTTGTGTCCCActccctcagcacccccaggactgggctttggggtgtttgtgtctcactccctcagcaccctcagcacTGGGCTTTGGGGTGTTTGTGTCCCActccctcagcacccccaggacTGGGCTTTGGGGTCCAGTTTGTGTCCCAatccctcagcacccccaggacTGGGCTTTGGGGTCCAGTTTGTGTCCCActccctcagcacccccaggacTGGGCTTTGGGGTGTTTGTGTCCCActccctcagcacccccagcactgggCTTTGGGGTGTTTGTGTCCCACTCCCTCAGCACACGCAGGACTGGGCTTTGAGGGTGCCCAACCTGCAGAGTCCCCAACCCCTCAGCTCCCCCGAAACGTGGGTGCCCGCAGTGCTTACCCCTCACCTGGTGTGGGGTATCTGCTGTGactgccctggctgtcccctgccctgctctgtcctgtgcccctgtgctgtgggggTTCAACACCCATTCCTGATTCCCGAGGGATTCCTTAGggaatattgggaaggaattgttccccATGAGAGTGATGATGCTCTGGCACAGATTGCTCAGAGaaactgcagctgctccatctctggaagtgtccaaggccaggctggacagggcttggagcaccctgggacagtggaaggtgcccctgcccatgtcaGGGAGTGGAACAGGATaggctttaaggtcccttccaacctaaagcATACTGgaaatctgtgattctgtgttggCCTGACTCTTGTCCATATATACCTCTGGATGTCAGACATCTTCACCTGGCTCTTACTAACCTTGAAGTATATTCTGTGTCATTATAGCTGTGGATGCAGCTCCCTAGCTGTGTCATTACTCTGATAACCACTGTCAACCTCAAAGTGCCAAGGAACTTAAATTCCAgacaggtttgggttggaaggtgtcttaaaaatcatccagtgccagcccctgccctgacagggacaccttccactgtctcAGGTTGCTtcaagccccgtccaacctggcctggaacacttccagggatccatgggcagccacagctgtccCAGACAACTTGTGGCAATCAGGCCCTGGAGATGAGGGTGGTGCTGGCAGGGGGCAGGAGCAGTTTGTCCTGGTGTGACTCTTGGCCCTCCCGTTGCAGAGTCGCTGCCCTACACGGACGACACGGCCATGAGCAGGTCGGTGGTGCAGTCACTGCTGGCCAAGCAGGAGTTTGATGAGGTTGACATGGCCAAGAGGTGAGCATGAGGCTTCCTGAAGGTGTGACCATCACTGTGACTGTCTGTGGAAGGGGACAGAGGCTGAGGCAGACTAATGCTAATTACTAATAGGTGGTTAATCCTTTAGTTTGTTAATCCTTTTGCTTTGCCA
This window encodes:
- the TEKT2 gene encoding tektin-2, which translates into the protein MASLSVKPGQRFTLPDWKNNSLLISADAEQQRYNSHHIRQEGRVLRNDTGNQAKWDEHNSRTQLKDRITTVDKWREALAKCLTDLDLEIEALGKVKEAAENAIQAKNLCLDVAIECLTFRESRRDIDVVRDPVEEELHKEVKVIEKTKKELQQRVDDAFRQLCLLKEARQQLSCDHRHKVEALELDRQCMSFNPTSGNISFKVNPTRIPDGTTALSEWEMNSRCNKERAEAEMRASVDLRGAITLAIAQTNNELDAQRIATEFALRKRMRDMEAALSELRWQEKNTLEEIAEMEEEIRQLEEDIKKRTLDLKVAHTRLETRTYRPHIELCRDQAQFGLTDEVQQLEGMIRALQQKRTESQDALDALYRQLHRIQTDIGYKTNSLQLDNKCMDTRRKLVVPVEKFDPEVDAVSRTRNLPKESQLELA